In one Lolium rigidum isolate FL_2022 chromosome 3, APGP_CSIRO_Lrig_0.1, whole genome shotgun sequence genomic region, the following are encoded:
- the LOC124700516 gene encoding protein WRKY1-like, whose translation MEGVEESSREAVQSCHRVLSLLSNPQGQLVPHKELVDATGEAVAKFGSLASKIANGGGRQGHARVRRSIKKPMPMFDSKLFLESSALAPPGAAAAAAKASQTTPDTSLRLCPRYSQQVEGSSSKAPVRIPAQYPQRLLLENPSVGSNGPARGPPVQLVQPVSVAPPAGTPAPALPAAHLHFLQQQQSYQRFQLMHQMKLQNEMIRRGALGDQGGSGKTGSLKFDGSNYTGSSPRSFLTSLSMEGSMMSLDGSRSSRPFQLVSGSQTASTPELGLVQRKRCAGREDGSGRCATGSGSRCHCAKKRKLRIKRSIKVPAISNKVADIPADEFSWRKYGQKPIKGSPHPRGYYKCSSVRGCPARKHVERCVDDPAMLIVTYEGDHNHNRAAAQPA comes from the exons ATGGAGGGCGTGGAGGAATCCAGCAGGGAGGCGGTGCAGAGCTGCCACAGGGTGCTCAGCCTCCTCTCCAACCCGCAAGGCCAGCTCGTGCCGCACAAGGAGCTCGTGGACGCCACCGGGGAGGCCGTCGCCAAGTTCGGCTCCCTGGCCTCCAAGATCGCCAATGGCGGTGGCCGGCAGGGCCATGCCAGGGTCaggaggagcatcaagaagcccaTGCCCATGTTCGACAGCAAGCTCTTCCTGGAGAGCTCTGCGCTGGCTCCTCCCGGtgctgcggcagcagcagctaaAGCGTCCCAGACGACCCCGGACACCAGTCTCCGGCTGTGTCCCAGGTACAGCCAGCAGGTGGAGGGCTCCTCCTCCAAGGCTCCTGTCAGGATCCCTGCCCAGTACCCCCAGAGGCTGCTTCTGGAGAACCCCTCGGTCGGTTCGAACGGGCCGGCGCGTGGACCGCCGGTCCAGCTCGTCCAGCCGGTGTCCGTGGCGCCCCCGGCAGGGACGCCGGCGCCGGCATTGCCGGCGGCGCATCTCCATTTCCTCCAGCAGCAGCAGAGCTACCAGAGGTTCCAGCTCATGCATCAGATGAAGCTGCAGAATGAGATGATCAGGAGGGGTGCCCTTGGTGACCAGGGTGGCAGTGGCAAGACTGGCAGTCTCAAGTTTGATGGTTCTAACTACACGGGCTCATCCCCCCGTTCGTTCCTGACATCTCTGAGCATGGAGGGGAGCATGATGAGTTTGGATGGCAGCCGCTCTAGCCGGCCCTTCCAGCTCGTTAGTGGTTCGCAGACAGCGAGCACTCCTGAGTTAGGACTtgtgcagaggaagaggtgcgctgGAAGGGAGGATGGGAGTGGACGCTGCGCGACCGGGAGCGGGAGCAGGTGCCACTGTGCCAAGAAAAG GAAGCTAAGGATAAAGAGGTCCATCAAAGTCCCTGCAATCAGTAATAAGGTCGCTGACATCCCAGCTGATGAATTCTCGTGGCGCAAGTATGGACAGAAGCCAATTAAGGGATCCCCTCATCCTAG GGGTTACTACAAGTGTAGCAGCGTGAGGGGCTGCCCAGCAAGGAAGCATGTCGAGAGGTGCGTCGACGACCCAGCGATGTTGATCGTTACCTACGAGGGCGATCACAACCACAACCGAGCTGCAGCCCAGCCAGCCTGA